A region of the Lucilia cuprina isolate Lc7/37 chromosome X, ASM2204524v1, whole genome shotgun sequence genome:
ACTAATCGAACCACCAAGTCGTGCATCAGCATGGCGTTATGGTTTCAACACACCACCTGACTACAATGACCACGAATTGTACTGTGGAGGTTTTACGCGTCAGTGGAAACGTAATGAAGGTAAATGCGGCGTGTGTGGAGATGCATGGGATATGCCAGAACCAAGACCTCACGAACACGGTGGCCAGTGGGGTCAAGGCGTTATTGTGCGTCGCTATGCCCCTGGGTCTGAAATGACCATACGTGTAGAGTTAACGGCAAGTCACATGGGGTAagttaaataaactaataattttattatgattcataaatgagaatatattgtttttatttccatttattttagatattttgagtTCCGTCTATGCCCGGAGCCTAAAGCAAATCAGGAATGTCTAGATCGTAATCTGTTAACAGTTCTAGGAGGATCTCCATCACAGCCATCGCCAAGTGATTTAGAAACAAGGTTCTATCCACGCAATGGAAGtagaatttatgaaataaaagccGTGTTACCAGGTTTGTGAAATCATAAAAACTGTGcataaaaaaatcggaaaaaccCGATTCCAGAAAATAGTATTCATCTCAACCATACTATCGCTAACCATAAGTTGATTTTTCCccttcatacaaaatatatgaaaaatccTTGTCGAAAGCGTTTTGTGGCTCCGATTGTAATTAATCTAAAATACGTAAAAGCGGAATTtaatactataattttttataccctacatcactttagtggggagggtttattgggtttgtgctgatgtttgtaacataatcGAAAGaatgagtcgattaagctatgtccgttcgtccgtccgtccgtctggctgtccatgtaaactttgtgcgcaagatacaggtcacaattttcaagctaattggatgaaatttgcacaaacGTGTTATTTGGCCCAAGGATGAAGCCTATTtaaaatggaccgattttagtCCATTTTTTCAGCTAGAATTcacgaaaagggcttctgagctcataattatgttaaatatacaggtatatcgataaaatgcgtcacaactaagttttatagaagtcttgatgaacctgccaaatttcatttgacctgccatttgaccctagctcccatacaaagtccccttcagaaaattacttgaatgtccaaaaataaataataaacacaaataccgcaatgaaattcagcacaataaaatattatgtaaatataaatatattcacaaaattttatcgggcttaGTCGATATTTGCCCCTaaccccatataaagcctctttcagaaaattagtttttcatccataaattgcttatatGTATCGAAATAAtgtaatattgaagataaaagctttattatgaaacatttaatattaataactgGTGTacggtatcatatggtcggccacgaCCGACGAttctttcttacttgtttatgattttttctgtgtgcgtttaaataaaaattaccaaaCATAGTTACCAAATAACACATATTGTCTCCAGGACTAGATGACAGATGAAAGAGACTACAAATGGTGTCATTACCTCCCATACCAGAATTTTTTCGcaatacacacagaaaaaaaatatgcacaatttttttcttaacaatcgtttgcttaaatttaatttcgatttttataaatgtttttgtttgggtttataatgagtttgtttgattttcacacagaagaaaaatattttctaacaaacacttaatttctagtaaaattttttactgattcaataaatgtttttgtttgagttttatttttttatcagcaTATGGaacacaacaataaaacaagtttttgaatgtactaaaatgaattgatataattctcatttggtttataacatttaatgtacAAGTGTTTTAGTTTTCACTGTACAAAATAGTAGTTTCTAAAATGtgaaacaaaattgttgtaagcacataagtacttttttacaatttttaattttatagaattagtaaaatttttgttaaaaatttaatatatatttttaacaaacttttcatagattcaataagaaattttgtgtattattattgtcaaaataattattgttttagtaaaaaaattgtctggaaatgttgcgaatatttattaatgttcttcgtaaatagtatattattttaataagaaaaattctgaaaatttctcaataaagaatttacgaatttGAGTACTTGATTTTCGAATTTCGTGATAGatcctattttagtaaaaaaatacttggctttatgaattttttgtttgattttgaatttaattttttttctgtgcaTGTCACCCATTAGTGGTCGATTGGCTGTGAAACGCATTATAAAGAAAGTTCATTCTCATCTGAACTTTCTATATCCTCCGCTACTTCCTATATCCTTCCTCCCACAAACAATTTTCATAGTTCTAACATAATGTACTGCATGGATTAAGGTCATCCCCTGAGCGATAGTcctagaaaaaaatcaaaacctttttttgataaaatagttTAACGACCAAGAATTTCTAAAACATTATATTTCTTtgacaattatttattaattgatttcATGTTGCAACTAACAATTGATACCAATTATagtaaaatgtatattaatattatctatttattttgtCTCTCAAATGTAGAAATAACTTGTGATCAATGCGTTTTACAATGGCGTTATATAGCAGGAAATAACTGGGGTATGTGTCCAGATGGTAATGGTGCTGTTGGCTGTGGACCTCAGGAAGAATTTAGATCGTGTGCTGATATTGCATTAGGAGAGGGTATTCCAAAGCGTCCCGTCAGACCACCAATTCGACCAACCTTGCGTCCCAAAATCACTACCAGCAGCACGGAACGCAGTCAACCAGAGGAGTCCACGGAACCATTCAATTATGTCCCATTGCTTGtcatatttatattgttgttcCTTGGATTGATTCTTTTGGCAATATGGTATTTATATCGCAAAAACAATCCGCTTATCGCACGATGCAAAGAATATCTGGATAAACGTCTATGTAAAAAGAAGCCTTTGCCAGGCACGGTAACGGTTAGTTCACAGAAAAGATCGACATTGTCAGcgtttagttcagttcctgCATTGGGAAATAATTCTCTCAAAGCTGCTAATGATAATAAATCAAATAGAGATGAAGTACCAGTTCCACCGCCACGTTTAAAACGCAATTCTCGCGTTAAAGAGATGTCACCCGATGAATCAAGCGTCGcttaagctttaaaataaaatggatcttttcatttcttaataatatgaaaatgtttCCCGTTTTCCAAATTGTTAGTTCACTTACtcgtatttatgtacatatataaataagttgTGCTCACAACCGATCGCCTGAATACtccaaaaagaaattataaaagatgGAATCGATCAGTTATGTCCgcacattttcattaaattttattatttatttataatttttggatGATGGAAAAACTGACAAATGCGCCCGACTGCCCTTAACTTGTGTTccatataaacttaaaatagtatacatacacataaaagtttataaattagtttaagtttattaaaatcattatgtattataattaattaatgagAAATACATGTCAAATCCTTTATCAAAGGATGAGattgacaaatttttatataattttgtgataagtacatacatacatatatctatatatgGATAATCatattctttaatatattttaacaacaatcataaacatttaattgtagatttgtttaatttgtataatcGATTGTGTAGTATGTCAAGTGAGCCGATTTTGACGAAATTTGCACTAAGGTTAGTATTATTGAATAGTAAGtcagaaacaaattttcagctctatcgGTCTATTTCTATCGGCAGGACTTAGAGGGGGTCAGattggacattttggtcatacagggttTTTTTCTAATGAGTATAATTTTTTACCATTGGTCCTAGCAAAATTGTCGAAAGGAGTTCAAATAGCCATTTCTTCgttctttacaaattttttaaaccttttttatgGGCCTTCTTTGGCTTACActcttataaatttttgtttaaatttacactATTTGTTGTAGGTAACCAGACTCCTAATATAATTAGTGTAAAAATACATgtcgaaaaatatttaaaaattttaaacatattgtatgtaaaaatactggatacaaattttgtttttttactaaagctacgttcagacctgtaaaatatttggtccaaatatttgttataaaatatttataaagttgcgtcaaacaaatgcaatatttatttcatgttcatacttgaataaatatttgatggtattgtcacaaagtatacagagatgtcacttttgacatttgaaaaagtctaaaatcagcttttgtttgatcttgaaattgtttggtgagaagaggtatataaaatacagctaaaaaaatcattgaattcgttttgtgcaaaagagagaaaatagctttttgctcgtgacgtctctgtataccctgtggtATTGTTTTgtcaaacagtgcaaaaataatttagttcaaacacacacatgttttgcagccacagtatatcgtatattttcatgcaagaaaaaaacaatttggcaatttgttttaattttaactatttttattaggtttaaaattaaatttttataataaaagtgtataatattaatatataacacgattgaaaaaaaactatgtttgtcgaatctgaacataaaatatttcatgttaacaaacagcaatgcggatgattttcataaaacaaattgatttgctggcaaataaatattttctcattgtttcatcaatgtgaacaccaaaagtcaaataatttacatcattttggtaaaataattatttgatcttgcaaaccaaatgtaagatcaaacagcgtcaatgatagctgttctttgtttatttttttgaaaaagagtgttatcacctcatacaaaaatgtaaatagtcgcttatatgactggttttattttattttttataaaatataaatctgagacaaagttgtgacatttaattgaaattcaagcaattgcgtaaattaattataattattatttttgttgtttgttttgttatttattggttggtaacaacatactatatatagttatactacataatgcatctatagtctagtttgcagtctagtccaacgggaatattttatagaaatgacatatctacatctgtttgaccttgggatttatggactatgacaattttcggatgaacaattacatatttagaacaataagatatcaaaatatgtatgggcgtccgcgaatttaaataaattcctaaaggggtccgcgaagtagaaaccgggggaaccgctggtctagtctatagtcaagctatagtttagtctatagtcttgtctatactctagtttatagtattgtttatagtctagtttacaggtTAATCTAGTCTAatatagtttagtaattaattgagaaattatttaattaatttattactctatttaaacaattatttattatattaatggatataaaaatttgttcataataaacaattctctataattttcaattttatagatatttaatgaaaattatttataatttggttatttccgggcttatagcgatttttttgaaatcgctataaaccgttccaaacaaccaaggtttttcgctacattgactatactaaatagcaacaacatgacagtaaagatccaccatctatctcttttccacttgcacaaggtattgaaatgtaatttcaatatattgtgcaagtttatctatctcttttcacttgcacaaggtattgaaatgtaatttcaatacctattgcaagtctatctatctcttttccacttgcacaaggtattgatatgtaatttgtatttataccacacacaaaaatattggtccaatacccaccttaaagtataccgatcgattcagaatcatttttgagtcgattaacacatgtccgtccgtctgtccggctggctggctgtccatgtaaaccttgtgcgcaaggtacaggccgcaattttcaagataattggatgaaatttggaccaagcatgttttttggcacaagggcgaagcctattgaaaatggttgaaatcggtccactatttcacctagcccccatacaaccgtacctcccgatttaaactttttatgacataattacgtcaaatattctgctatctctctaaaaattggcacaaataagttttatataagtacaaatgacactgcagatttaggatcggctcttatttgaccctagcccccatacaaacccccttaaaaaaatgtcttaaacgactaaaattgacttgtaaccatttgtatcgcaatgaaactcaacaaaactaactgttatttagaaatatattcttttcccaaatttaccgaggatcgcctcatatttgacctatataaagcctcatttagaaatcttagttttttttatcaataaattgcttaaatattttggaattattgcaATATTCACATAcacatggtgtagggtattacatggtcggccatgcccgactatactttcctacttgttactactcataacattcacgattatgttgggcttattttgatcatagtagataatatttaaacagatatcaatatttttgagatagaccataatgatatggtgacattcagcctagaggccattggttataaaaagaatgattcgaatgatttttagcaaaaaaaaccattcgattctaatttttgtgtttcgtataatatagtcaaatatgaaatacagaaaaattcttatacttttgtgaggtaattttatcgtcatttttaattaaagctaaattaatttaagtaaatgtgaatttttaaagtttttaaaagagtgatatcaaagctaaggactgtctacaaaatttaacaaattaatttattaattttgcatacaaaatatgttattaaatttggtttctttttatattatacctaaattcgaatacttatgagagacactgtacatatttttccaattcacagtaTTGTTTTTACTTCAGAAATGTTACTGTGAATTTCTTTATCCGATCGTTCCATCAAAAGCCATTTCCTCAGTATTAatctagttgcattatcataactataattataaacaattatctccttattcatgaagatattattaaatatcgctAAATCATATGTAATGGTGTtaataacatataaaagaaaatggtgtttgtaatgttctttctattaaaaaacataaaaaactattattaatataaaagctgGTGGAGGATATATAATACTCGGCACggacgaatatagcactctaacttgtttatcttttgacattgttatgtgtatttgtttttattgttttatttccattgagaacataaacttatgacttgctgtaAAGATCTGTTCAAACTCACTggtactacactttagtaggtacaatgcacaacttgattgtgaattgaacatgtGTAAAAGAGGGCCAACACATGCCGAAAAATGCGCATTATAACAACCCCGTTTTTGCAATCTTGtaagatttttatcaaaatattctgAACATATGTCAACgctacaatataaaaaaaacaagtaggaaagtatagtcgggcatggccgaccatatgataccctacaccatgagtatatttttacaatttttacttttataaaatttttattttttaaactagactatagatgcatatattatgtagtataactatatatagtatgttgttaccaaccaataaataacaaaacaaacaacaaaaataataattatcattaatttacgcaattgcttgaatttcaattaaatgtcacaaatttgtctcagatttatattttataaaaaataaaataaaaccagtcatataagcgactatttacatttttgtatgaggtgataacactctttttcataaaataaacaaagagcaactgtcattgacgctgtttgatcttacatttggtttgcaagatccaataattattttaccaaaatgacgtaaattatttgacttttggtgttcacattgatgaaacaatgagaaaatatttatttgctagtaaatcaatttattttatgaaaatcatccgcattgctgtttgttaacatgattcgacaaacaaagttttttcaatcgtgttatatatcaatattatacacttttattataaaaatttaattttaaacctaataaaaatagttaaaattaaaataaattgccaaattgttttttcttgcatgaaaatatagttaatcacaaaaataagtatacaaaaATACAGACAACTGGTTTCAAAAGTTAGTTATtgtgcaaaaaatatttcattataaagtaACTATATTcaaaaaggtaaaatttttataaattttgttaatatcattaaaccaaatatatattgaaatgatttatatacatacttttgcgACGTAATTTTTGCACTTATTTTGGTTCGTTGGTCTAAGTAATAGTTCACTAAGCGCGAACAGTCAAGTAGAGTCAAGAGAATCCGTTTTGACCagaccactccactcgtcagatgttgtatattgttttagatcCAGCTTGCAGCAGTGAGATGTCTTAGGAAAACCTAGCGGGATTGCTACTGGGACGGCGTTGGATatatcaagagcagatcccGTTCTGGCAAGCTCATCGCAAAAATTTCAGTTTGAAAGACTCTACAGTAGTCTTACCAGAACACACCAAAACCACAGTTTGTTTTAGAACCATCTGTATAGATTCTAGTGGTATTTTCGCTCGGTAGGTTACCCCTACACTACTCGCTCCtggcaaaaattttttatacaaaaccaaAGAATTGTGAAAACTTACGACATACAACGTTACGGTACTGATTGTGAATTGCgtaatattttgaattcatgAGTATGtaaaaataccaaacaaatttTGGATTCAATTCGAAATACCTTGcatacaaggtttacatggacagccagccggacagacggacggacggacggatggacggacatgtcttaatcgactcaaaaaatgattctgaatcgatcggtatactttaaggtggaccaatatttttg
Encoded here:
- the LOC124419390 gene encoding uncharacterized protein LOC124419390, with protein sequence MNEFFNTKFAINKAQSINKSFLILLIFAIALNVQYCDGHGRLIEPPSRASAWRYGFNTPPDYNDHELYCGGFTRQWKRNEGKCGVCGDAWDMPEPRPHEHGGQWGQGVIVRRYAPGSEMTIRVELTASHMGYFEFRLCPEPKANQECLDRNLLTVLGGSPSQPSPSDLETRFYPRNGSRIYEIKAVLPEITCDQCVLQWRYIAGNNWGMCPDGNGAVGCGPQEEFRSCADIALGEGIPKRPVRPPIRPTLRPKITTSSTERSQPEESTEPFNYVPLLVIFILLFLGLILLAIWYLYRKNNPLIARCKEYLDKRLCKKKPLPGTVTVSSQKRSTLSAFSSVPALGNNSLKAANDNKSNRDEVPVPPPRLKRNSRVKEMSPDESSVA